A genomic window from Salvia miltiorrhiza cultivar Shanhuang (shh) chromosome 5, IMPLAD_Smil_shh, whole genome shotgun sequence includes:
- the LOC131025790 gene encoding uncharacterized protein LOC131025790: MTEALKLFIFGCSPRCGLEDGWDWKAMKDGRFSTKSAYEALVATRSDSSAVTYQNETSGKIWDAPAPFKARVTAWRCLRNRLATCDNLIKRKVALQVEDSWCNSCAAQEETAAHLFLHCPKTEQVWDLIQQWVGQRTARPQGILQHFFIFVHGGRGKSSKKFLKALWICTVWLIWKSLNESRFEGKVCDAQKLVLEIKGRMWSWNHSFGTTVSDACFSKWCSREFTTSFLY; this comes from the coding sequence ATGACTGAagctttaaaattatttatattcgGATGTTCCCCTCGCTGTGGTCTGGAAGATGGCTGGGATTGGAAGGCGATGAAGGACGGAAGGTTTTCAACAAAATCTGCTTATGAAGCTCTTGTGGCCACTAGAAGTGATTCATCTGCTGTGACTTACCAAAACGAGACGTCTGGAAAAATTTGGGACGCTCCGGCTCCTTTCAAGGCGAGAGTTACTGCATGGAGATGCCTTCGCAACAGATTGGCAACTTGTGACAACCTCATCAAGCGGAAGGTGGCGCTGCAGGTGGAGGATAGCTGGTGTAACTCATGCGCTGCACAAGAAGAAACGGCAGCACACCTATTTCTTCACTGCCCAAAGACCGAACAGGTGTGGGATCTCATTCAACAGTGGGTCGGACAGAGAACGGCGAGACCCCAAGGTATCCTACAACACTTCTTTATCTTTGTTCATGGAGGAAGAGGAAAAAGTAGCAAGAAGTTCCTCAAGGCGTTGTGGATTTGCACGGTTTGGCTTATATGGAAGAGCCTGAATGAGAGCAGATTTGAAGGAAAGGTTTGCGATGCTCAAAAATTGGTGTTGGAGATCAAAGGAAGAATGTGGAGCTGGAATCACTCTTTTGGCACCACAGTTTCGGATGCATGCTTTTCGAAGTGGTGTTCTCGCGAGTTCACAACTTCTTTCCTGTACTAA
- the LOC131025789 gene encoding transcription factor AS1-like produces MNTVVHVTRRKSCLERWKNYLKLGIKKGSLTQEEQSLVIHLQAKHDNKRKKIAAEVPGRTAKRLGKWWEVFKDKQPRDHKDNNKEALDPILDSKYDHLLETFGEKLLNSITMPPTPNGGGTFLQHTDPSPAPLSWEVVWREEILERAYLVHSIF; encoded by the coding sequence tcGCCGGAAATCTTGTCTCGAGAGGTGGAAGAACTATCTCAAGCTGGGCATCAAGAAAGGCTCCCTCACCCAAGAGGAGCAGTCTCTCGTCATCCATCTTCAGGCAAAGCACGACAACAAACGAAAAAAGATCGCAGCTGAGGTCCCCGGCCGCACTGCCAAGCGTCTAGGGAAGTGGTGGGAGGTCTTTAAGGACAAGCAGCCGCGCGACCACAAGGATAACAACAAGGAGGCCCTCGACCCCATACTCGACTCCAAATACGACCACCTCTTGGAGACTTTTGGTGAGAAGCTCTTGAATTCCATCACAATGCCGCCAACTCCCAATGGTGGTGGCACATTCCTTCAACACACCGATCCGTCCCCTGCTCCCTTGTCTTGGGAAGTCGTGTGGAGAGAAGAGATTTTAGAGAGGGCTTATCTTGTTCATTCGATTTTTTAG